ACACCTGCAAAGTCAGGTCAATCCCCACTTCTTTTTTAATATGCTCAACAATTTATACGGATTGGTGGAAAAGGATGCCAAAAAGGCCCAACAGCTCATTCTCAAACTCTCTGACATGATGCGCTACAGCATTTATGATGGTCAGAAAGAAGCGGTTACCATAGCGGAAGAAGCCGACTATTTGAAAAATTATATAGATTTACACCAAATGCGCTATCATAAAGACATTGATATAAAATTTGAGCCGGATATAAACAATGAACAATTGAAAGTAATGCCCCTGATGTTTATCATTTTGTTGGAGAATGCTTTTAAACATGGTGTCGAACATTTACGTGCGAATGCTTATGTGCATATCGAGCTAAATGCCACAAAGGATTCTGTTTTTTTTACGGTAGAGAATAACTTTGACCCGGAAGCATTGAGTGAACATAAAGGAGTCGGATTATCAAACCTCAAACGAAGACTGGACCTGGCTTATCCTAAGAAGCATACCTTATCCGCCCAGCAAACAGGTGATGTTTATATAGCGCAATTAACATTAAATCAATTATGATCAGGTATTTAATTATTGATGACGAACCTATCGCACAGGATATCATAAAAGGGTATTGTGATTTACTGCCCAACCTTCAACTGGCCGGGCATTGTTATGATGCCATCGAAGCGCTGGAATACCTTAATGAACATGCCGTCGATCTCATTTTTCTGGACCTGAACATGCCTAAGTTAAAAGGCTTTGAATTTTTAAGAACCTTACCCGCCCCACCGAAAGTTATTGTAACCACAGCTTACCAGGAATATGCTTTAGAAGGCTACGAACTAAACATTGTTGATTATTTGCTGAAACCTTTCAGTTTTGAACGCTTTTTGAAAGCCGTTAACAAAGCAATCAATTCCAATACTAAAACCCAACCTTCGGGCCCACCGGATAATAACAATACCCCAAAGAGTATTTTCCTGCGCAGCGATAAAAAATATGTGCAAATAAATATTGATGACATTTTATACATCGAAGCGGCCGGGAATTACACCAAAATAATTACTGCCAACCCTACCGTTTCCATTCGGGAAAAATTTTCCGACCTGCTGTCCACCCTGAATCAGGAGGACCTGATACAAGTACACAAATCATTTGCCGTATCAAAAAAATGCATTACCAGCATTGAAGGAAACCGGTTATTTATTGGCGAGTTTATTATTCCCATTGGGAAGACCTATAGGTTAAATGTTGTTCAGTTATTGGGGTGATGGGAGAAAAGCAGGGATTCATTATTAAGCCCTGATCAGGACTTAATCAAAACCCGCCAACCCGTCGACCATGTTAATTTTGTTTTAAAGTGATCCTTAGTATCGTGTAACAAAAATAATCGCTTTAAATAAAATTTCTTTATTCAAAAAATATAATTAATCTTTTGTTACACAGTACTTAAGGGAAGCCATCGGGGAAGGTTTTGGCCACAATTTAAAATACTTGAAGATAAAAAGAGTGCATAACAAAACCAGGGCGCAGGTCTCCAAATGAAAGGCATCACACCTCACACCTGGACTATTGGGGCAGATGCTGTTTTGTTATACACTCTTTTCAATTGCATTTAAAAAAATGTCGCATTGGGTTTTGGTTGATCGTTCAAAAAGTTTATTAATGAAAAATCAGTCCCGGCATAAGAGCACTGTAAAACAATGACCTTTTCCAGTCAACTGCCAAGTGCTGCTGAATACTGATCACTGATCATTCATCACAAAGATTCAATGGCTTCTGATAATTTCATTACCTGTTCGAAACTTACATTGTTGGCCTGGGCTAATCTTTCCTGGAAGACACTGACAATTTCCTTGGTAAACTCCCTCCATTGCCTGTCTTTCAAAAGGTAAATTTCCTCTTTGAGGTGTACGTGAGGAATTCTCATTCCACCGGGAAACGGGCGAGGCCAAAGTTTTTTTGCTTCAACTTTTTTCTTTGCTCCTTTTTTCTGAAGACCAGCTTCCGCAGCGACAAAAGTATTATCCTTCATAAAATAAGACTGGTCGATCGGTGCTAATTTATGGGCTTTGATGATTTTGGTAATAAGTGCTTCATTTTGAAGCCAAAAGTCATACGGTGGCATGCCATACCTCCATATTGATAACTTTTCCATATTTACTTCGAGATAACTCATGATATATATTTTTATTTAGTGAAAAAATAAGACATCGAATAAGTGATTAAACCGGAGATGCTCTTGTTATTTCCATGGTGAATTATTTTGGTTATGAATGTTAGACTAACCCATCAATTATAATGTTCAGACAAACTGTTGGTCATTAGTTTGCCGGCGGCGTGTTCGTAAAAGGTAGGGCCGAGTTCCCTCTCCAAGGTTTGAAAAACGTTAAAAGAGGTTTGTATGGCGGCTTTTTCAGACGCGCACATAAAGGGACTCACGCGATTATAATATCCCGAGGCCATATAATTGGAACAACCGCACCAGTTCATGCAATAATCCTTTAAGCCACAGGACATACATGCTGTATTCATTTCTCCGTCAGCTGCTTTATGGCACGACATATGAACCTGATCAACGCCCTCAAAAACGCTTCCGATGCAATGGTCGTTTTGGCCATTCCCTACCAATCGTTCACAAGGGTAAATATTGCCCTTTGGCGTAAAGGCAAATTCGGCATCCCCCATCCGGCATCGTTCCGATTCGCCGTAACCGTTGCGCAGGATTACCGTTATTTTGCTATCGATCAGACTGATAAAATGGGGATTGTCCTGCCGGTAATATTTTGAGTAAAGCTGGCCCACCTGATCATAAACCCCGGGCAATGCTTCGGCATCTGCTTTTGTCCAGGCCGCGGAAAAGTCGGGATTGAGGTAGATCTGTTTGATCCCCAGGGATGAAAAATAAGCAACGGTCTCCGGCAAATATTTTAGGGTTTCCGGTTTATAAACCGCATTGACCATCACATTGGGCAATGCTTTTTTAGCCCGTCTTATATTTTTCTCGACGATATCTGATGTTTTGTTTCCGGATACCAAAACCCGGAATTGGTCTTGTATCATGGGAGGACCGTCACAACTTATGCCAAAACTGACATCATTCTCATTGATAAATTCAGCAATATCATCAGAAAAAATGGTTCCGTTGGTGACCACCGATAAATTCACCTTCACATTATGGTAAAACGGATGGTTTTGAATCAAGGAAGTGATCTCTTTGATCAACTCAAATTCAAGCAGCGGCTCCCCGCCAAAAAACCCGATATTGATTTCTTCCTGCCCGATTATCGACTTTTTAAAAATAAAATCAACGACTTTTTTAGCTACGGAAACGGTCATCGTTTCCTGGTGTTTATCGATATAACAATAGGTACATCGCAGGTTACATTGCTGGGTTACAAATAGGGTAAATTTCATAATATTGAATATAAATAGTTGATTGCCAACAATTTGAAACAATTATTCATCTTGCTTTTTTAAGTGGAAAATCCGGTAAGCTTATGTACCCTGACCTATACTATCCGGGACTAGTTTTTGAAAATCGTGAGGTAAGAAAACAGATTGGGCCTGAAATTAAAAAGTACACCATGATACCGAGTTTTTAAGAGAAAAACACACAAATGGGTGCACGGTATTAAGATACGGGAATAAGGGACTAAAAGCAAATTTTTAACGGAATATTTGAGATGGCTATTGGATAAATTGGCAGTTTCCTTTTTTTCCTGATCTGTTTTTGAAAAGTGACGAGGATAGATTTGATTTGCCCCTTTACCCTGATGGCCGATGTTTTTGACCTAAGATTGAAAAAAGAAACCCATCCTTATCCTAAATTTGCCTATATTAACCCAAGTGGTAATGCAACTTGGGAAAAGTTCAAATTACAAATTACCGTCCTCAAATTGGTGATTTTTAGTTGATATCCCTTTGAGAATTGGGATTTGTATATTAAAAATTGCCAGGTTGTCGATTTATCGCAACCTGGATTATTTTAGTCAGGATCGATTGTATTTTTGACAATCAGTCAAACAAAAATCAGGAAACACTTTTGAAAGTTAACCGCATTTTTAAGATCTTCAAATATCTGGTCATCGGCATCGTCGTTCTGCTGCTGACCTTGATGCTGTTATCACAGGTCAAATCGGTACAAAATGCGGCGGCACAAAAAGGGGTCACATGGCTTGCTCAAAAAACAGGCAGCAAAGTAGGGATCAGAGATTTCCGCTGGCGTAAGTTGCGGCGGCTCGAGGTAAATGGTTTTTACATGCTTGATTTGCAGGGAGACACCCTGCTGGCTATGGATAAGTTACGGCTTGTTTTTAGCCCCTCAGCATTATGGAAACGAAAGGTGGTGATCAGTGAATTAGATTTGTCTGATGGTTTGCTGCGCCTGAGAAGCGACGAGCAAGGCATTACTAATTACCAGTTTATCCTGGACGCTTTTGCCTCCGACGAACCACCAGCCCCAGGCAAACCCTGGGAAATAGATCCAAAGGTATTGAACCTGGATCATATTCACTTTGACTATCTGGATGAACAAACAGGAACGCAAATCGTGAGCACAATTGATTCCATGGCTACTGATATCGACCACCTTGACCTGCTAAACCAACAAATCGCTATCAGGCAGCTCGCCTTGGTTCATCCTCTTGTTCATTACCTGTTTGATACGCCACCGGCACCTGATGTTTTACCGGCGACACCCGTTAGCGAGGTTAACTTTCCTGGTTGGGGATGGAGGATATCCGTTAAAACCCTGGGCATTCAAAATGGCGAATTCAAGTACAGGAAAAAAAACAATCACCAAACTGCCCCGGCCTTCGACCCGCAAAACATAGCCATCAAGGATTTCCAATTGGACGTTGGTGCTATTGAAATTGGCCCCGCTGAAATGGGTATGGACCTTAGATCCCTTGCGTTAAAAGATCATTCAGGGATAGAGGTCAAACAGCTAAGCAGTCAAATGCACTTTACAGATAAAATCCTCCATCTGGATGATTTTGACATCCATACCAATGATTCACAGGTTAAACAGTCCCTTCAATTGAGCTATCCGGATTTTAACAGCCTGGTGCATATTACCAGCCAGGATAGCAACAGGAACGCTGATTTCCAGGTGCAATGGGTGATCAAAGAGAGTCGTATTGCGCCCAAAGACATTCATTTATTGCTCCCGGAGGTACTGCTCCCCGATGATTCCCAACCCATTACCATTGATGCCGATATACAAGGTTCCCT
This sequence is a window from Lewinellaceae bacterium. Protein-coding genes within it:
- a CDS encoding histidine kinase, which produces MITRTNKNRWQFITLIALVTALIPVLITAFELITTQKHSVVFLENYPPIVSILIISYYVLLLVLGITWLVKQLMAFIKLKNETVKNELQHLQSQVNPHFFFNMLNNLYGLVEKDAKKAQQLILKLSDMMRYSIYDGQKEAVTIAEEADYLKNYIDLHQMRYHKDIDIKFEPDINNEQLKVMPLMFIILLENAFKHGVEHLRANAYVHIELNATKDSVFFTVENNFDPEALSEHKGVGLSNLKRRLDLAYPKKHTLSAQQTGDVYIAQLTLNQL
- a CDS encoding response regulator transcription factor, producing MIRYLIIDDEPIAQDIIKGYCDLLPNLQLAGHCYDAIEALEYLNEHAVDLIFLDLNMPKLKGFEFLRTLPAPPKVIVTTAYQEYALEGYELNIVDYLLKPFSFERFLKAVNKAINSNTKTQPSGPPDNNNTPKSIFLRSDKKYVQINIDDILYIEAAGNYTKIITANPTVSIREKFSDLLSTLNQEDLIQVHKSFAVSKKCITSIEGNRLFIGEFIIPIGKTYRLNVVQLLG
- a CDS encoding radical SAM protein is translated as MKFTLFVTQQCNLRCTYCYIDKHQETMTVSVAKKVVDFIFKKSIIGQEEINIGFFGGEPLLEFELIKEITSLIQNHPFYHNVKVNLSVVTNGTIFSDDIAEFINENDVSFGISCDGPPMIQDQFRVLVSGNKTSDIVEKNIRRAKKALPNVMVNAVYKPETLKYLPETVAYFSSLGIKQIYLNPDFSAAWTKADAEALPGVYDQVGQLYSKYYRQDNPHFISLIDSKITVILRNGYGESERCRMGDAEFAFTPKGNIYPCERLVGNGQNDHCIGSVFEGVDQVHMSCHKAADGEMNTACMSCGLKDYCMNWCGCSNYMASGYYNRVSPFMCASEKAAIQTSFNVFQTLERELGPTFYEHAAGKLMTNSLSEHYN